The sequence aatagcccgtatagGGAGGGCTTGCTACCAGCAGCAGACAGTTCAGGAGCTGTTTGGgtataggggagccggtcggccgagcggacagcacgctggacttgtgatcctgtggtcccggggtcgattccgggcgccggcgagaaacaatgggcagattttctttcaccctatgcccctgttacctagcagtaaaataggtacctgggtgttagtcagttgtcacgggctgcttcctgggggtggaagcctggtcgaggaccgggccgcggggacactaaagccccgaaatcatctcaagataacctcaagctagGCCACCAGGCAGGCTATACTGCGAGTAGGAGGATAGATGAGATAGTTGAGGACGTCACTATAGAACTTTGcgagcaggttatcttgaggttatcttgagcagGTGAGAACCAGTGTCACTTTGCAATGCAACTGGGAGCACAGGTGTTGCAGACAGTTGCTTCTTTCAACATCACACGATCGTCATGAAAGCTGACGTCTCCTACGGTCAAGAAACGCTGTATGCTCCACCGCGAGGCATTTCAATCACAATGATGGCGAGTTGCATCAGCTTCTGCAACTtgttatgaaaatattgaaatgtgtaaagacacacacacacctgtcaaacTGTCAAAGAACCACCAGGCCCGTTCATACCACTAGGAGGGATATTGACTCGACTGACGAATATACCTTTGTTAACAGGCGCACCTTAGACGGGCATAGTCTGCGGACGGGTTTTTAGAGATGTCGTTCAAACAGTTGGTTCGTAAGCTTCTGAGACTGAACTCAGTTCGTAAACTCAAGACTGAATTAAGCACCGTGGTGAATCTGTTCTCTAAGCGGCCTGCCCTCATGAATTCTCTGTATAGGAacgaaaaaaaaaacactttacACATGACTCTGTAATGAATACGTAAAACATTTTATTAAACAGGGCTTGACTCTCTTCCTGTGCTCGAAATCACACCTTTTGTGTAATGTTCGAATCAATTTTCGAATCAATGCTCGAATCAATTTTGTGTATTGTTCATTTACGCTCGAGAAAATCTGATTTCTAGTTATGCAATCCGTTAATAACAACGAATCCGTCTTGCTGCTCCTTGTACCAACGCAACATGGGGGTGAGTCGCCTAGAGAGCAAGAATCACTAAGAAGATGACTAAGAATCACTAAGAAAATCCTTCTTGATTCAAAGCAAGTGTGTGTGAACGTCTTGTACGAGAATAGTCTGGCAAGTGTAGTGTATGATTCTAAGTGTGGCAACCATGCGTACTTAAGAAAGCAGGTTAGTGGTGAAGTGTTGACTGGAGGGCTTCAGGATCCTAAGGCTCTGAGGTTAAGGCTCTAAGCTCTAAGAGGCTTTGAGCCTTAGGCTCTAAGGCTAAGGCTTAACCGAGTCATCCGATCATAACTCTTGTCTCTTGGTGACTACTCACTCTCTCTTTTCTTGACTCTTGTTCCTTCTAGCAGTATATGTATCACTAATGCCACTAAATTTACATCTGATTAACATCTGATTAACACCTGATTAACACCTGATTAACATCTAATTAACACCTGATTAACATGTCGTCTGATTAACATCTAGATTAAGGAAACCTTCCTGTGTCATGTCTATGGAAAATCTGTCCTAGACATTGCTTCTGAGTGGCAACTGCGGCACACCAACCATTGCCTCTGATTGGCAAGCTTGGGGCATTAGAGTATGATTGGCAAGCCTGAGGCATTAGAGTAACAAAAGGCTCTCTCTTCTACTTAATAAAAGGTTCACTTGGGAAGataacattagagaaaatattcGGGCAAAAGTTCTTCCAAATTAAATTCATTTATATTAATAAATGAAAATTTAAGTTAATTCCTTTGAATTccaaattatattttatttaattccTTTTTTTTTGAGGGCGGTTCAAcattttttaattcattttattttattgttgtTTAAATCTTCTTAATCTGCGTTAACTAtcttacatttattaaattaCTAGTGGTATAAAAAAGTGTTTTAATCTCTTTTTAATTTCTTtaaatcgttttttttttttggggggggaggggggtttcaaACCTTCTTTAATTGGTTGTATTCCACACATATTTGTTTCAGTTCTCTTTAATTTTCTTGGCCAATCGACATTTTTGTCTTTCAATCTTCCATTTGTTTTATTCCTCGTTTATATGTTTGTTTAAATCCTCTATCATATGTTTGTTTAAATCCTCTATCATATGTTTGTTTAAATCCTCTATCATATGTTTGTTTAAATCCTCTATCATATGTTTGTTTAAATCCTCTATCATATGTCTAAGTCCTTTTTCATatgattaattttttttcatattttttaaccCACTATCATATGATTTTTAAACCTTTTATCAAGTTTCAAAACTTTTTCATTTCTTTCAGTCAAACTTTCTTTCATATTTTAGcatttttttaaagtttcaaaACTCTTTCATTTCTCTTGCATGCGTTTCAATCCGCTCCCACGCGTTTCAACTCTCTATTACCGACTTGAGCCTTCGTTAATTTGTTTCAGGGAATTTCCTGCTGGACATCGCATCTATTAGGATTTCCGGTGCTATATTAATTTTTACGTTGGCAAATTCGTGCGTGGAGAGCGCAGTGTTACAGCATTCACTTAACCCTGGCTCCCTAAGCTGCCTATTTCCCATAATTATTCGCTTTTGGAGATCTGTAAATATAGGAGTGTAGCGTGGCCCATCACCTCCGGAGCCAGTCATTACGCTCCGCGGACCACGCCTGCTCACTTTGCTTTCAGACGTCCTGGTCTGAAACGAATTATCTCGGCAGGAATATATGTATTTTCCGCATTACTACGCAATAAACCTCGCCCAGGCGTCGAGGGGGCAGGGCCGATGGTGGCGGTATTAACGCCAAGTGTCACCGCCCCAGGAGGAAAACGCGGGGACCATTTCATTAGAAGCGGCTCAGATTACCCACCGGGAGATGCCTTACGCCAACTCACTCCCGTCAACTGCGTCTTTTCTTCCAAATTGCCACAACTTGTGCAGCAAAAATTGTTGTTATTTATGCTTACGAATGCCACCTTTTCCGTCGCAAATTTGTATCATTTGTCTATGGCTGCGGGACTCCGCAGTTGGTCTTGCTCATagctgtgtttatatatatatatatattatatatatatatatacaccctctTACCATAGGCCGCAGCTCTGTCTACTGAACCACCAGCACCCAATAATATGGAAGCATATGACAAAGACATCTATGTGCAGTCCAACTGAAACTTTTCCGAGACGCCAATAGACCGGAGTGAAGGAAATGTTAGTATCCACAACATGGTAGTTATAACCATTTATATAACTAGCACCCAGTTAAAGGACTATAACTAGGACCTAATTCATTCACTTTACAACTTCATAACCCTGTTACAATTTCTTTCAGTTTGatctacaaatttctttggatTCAGCtataattgtttatttatttttttttcaatttgttAATGCCTCTTAAATGACCAGTTCTACAAATGAAATTCCTACTGCTCGTTATAAGCGTTTGTAGTTTCTGTTCAACAATATGTATTGTCTGATGCAGCCGATTGTGGTCTGATGCAGCCGATTGTGGTCTGATGCAGCCGATTGTGGTCTCATGAAAGAGAAATGATTGTTGGGGGTCTGTAATTTAGAGCTATTATCTTGTGTATGATTGTTTGTTCTCTGTGGCAGTGAATGTGAGCAGTATCTTCACTGTCATCTGTGGCAGTGAATGTGTGGAGTatcttcactgtcatctgagacagtgaatatgagctaccatcttcactgtcatctgaggcagtgaatatgagcagcatcttcactgcatctgaggcagtgaatatgagctaccatcttcactgtcatctgaggcagtgaatatgagctaccatcttcactgtcatctgaggcagtgaatatgagcagcatcttcactgcatcTGGGGCCGTGAATATGAGCTACCatcttcactgtcatctgaggcagtgaatatgagcagcatcttcatggcagtgaatatgagcagtatCTTCACTTGTCATCTgtagcagtgaatatgagcagcctcCTTGTTGTAATATTCTGTAAGCAACAATTGAATTACCTCAATTGGACAAAATTCAATACATTTTGGCCAATGAAGATGTTTTGAACTATTAACGACCTCTAGGCAAATTCACTCAATTTCTTGTTTACATATTTTTAGGACTAACtagaaaataaaataataattttcatTCAAACAAAATTACTTTTATTCAAATTAAAAGTGTCACCCCCGCCAGTAATGGCCATAAGTCAAGGCTTTCAACACGGACGGTCCGATCATTTTTGTGTGGTTGATAGAGGGATGAccaggcttcatgcaggtcggcgttcgatccccgacggccCAACGGTTCAGTCCTCATAATCCACCtcctcccttatcctcatattccgccttcccccccccccccttcctcaaatCCCAATCCCAGCTCTTCTCCTACCCTGATATCCCTTACAAGAGTTACATATAGAGAATatgtatcccttccaagtgctacatataGAGAATATgtatcccttccatgtgctacaTATACGAAATATGTATTTACATacacatgaggggggggggaaagcactATAAGCTTTCCCCTCATAACCACATTATTTTTCAATAGGAATTCTCTTATATACACCAAAGCCTCATAAAATTGACACCAACTTGTAAACGAAAATTCCTCACTGATACATTTTAGCTCGCTTTCGATGTTCATACAATTAAACAAAAACATTTAATTTGCTGACAAACACACACGTTCAGGGTGACGATAAGCGGCAGGTCGTCCGACAGCTCAGTCTCTAACATCACTGTTGCATCAGTTCCACTCATCCAtgttattaattattattcaAGATTGCATATCTTAAATTCGTCCCAGCTCCCTCGCTTACAGGAAGCCAGCGCGCACGTAGTAGATTGGGGAGAAATTTATAAAGTAGAAATGAGGTCAGTTAAGGTAGATGAAGTAGAAATGAAGTCGGTTAAGGTAGATGAAGTAGAAATGAAGTCGGTTAAGGTAGATGAAGTAGAAATGAAGTCAGGCGGTGTCCTGCAGCTGTTCTCTGgtcaaccaacccgtcctcctcatagcacgtcgcattttgacgtatactctacccaaGGCcagaaaatcgtcgtactagaaaatggaagcggctggcgaaattgacatactgtcccgttttctgttttaggtcctctggtaggttaggataaggaggcACTTTAGTGCGATAGTTTCTCGATGTTGAGGaatctttggaggacgggctggggctTCTGGAGATcaggaggttatctggagatgatttcgggcctttttttagtgtccccgcggcccggtcctcgatcaggcctccacccccaggaagcagcccgtgacagctgactaacacccaggtacctattttactgctaggtaacaggggcatagggtgaaagaaactctgctcattgtttctcgccgccgcctgggatcgaacccaggaccacaggatcacaagtcccgcgtgctgtccgctcggccgaccggctccctctcatCTCAAGGGGCATCTCAAGGGTTTGTGGGGTCTTGCTGTGAGCCCGTCCTCATGTCATTCCTCATTTCCATGAGAAACATGGAAATGAGAAACATGGAAATGAGAAACATGGAAATGAGAAACATGGAAATGAGAAACATGGAAATGAGAAACATGGAAATGAGAAACATGGAAATGAGAAACATGGAAATGAGAAACATGGAAATGAGAAACATTTCCATGAGAAACATGGAAATGAGAAACATTTCCATGAGAAACATGGAAATGAGAAACATTTCCATGAGAAACATGGAAATGAGAAACATTTCCATGAGAAACATGGAAATGAGAAACATTTCCATGAGAAACATGGAAATGAGAAACATGGAAATGAGAAACATTTCCATGTTTCTTATGGAAATGAGAAACCACGCCCCGCCCCCCCTCAAACCACCTGGAAAGTTATTTacatatttgtgatggtctgaaagcatatcacgcggttccaataatagtctacatgtaaagtGGCAAATGAACCTTTGTCGCAAACATAAATTATACTCAAGTTGTAgcgttattgtattataaatcgctggtttaaaatataaaaagtgtACTCTGGaaactttttatttaaaaaatatattttctgtaaaCGGAATTTTCGGGCACACTGAAATAGTTGTCAAAAACCATATTTTACAATATCGTCAATAATACACTGAATTAATGTAACTAAACGTAatgaaacttaacctaaccaaacattaAAATCAACTTAACctaaagtaacattaacctgaccATGGCtagagagtagataatagcactaattatgcAGCCGTTCCCTATCCATTAACTTGAGAGGatctgatgaccagaccacacactagaatgtgaagggacgacgacgtttcggaccgtcctggaccattctcaagtcgattgagaggaTCTCCTCCTTGGGACAtggattgggggggggaggggtgttggtTCTCAGCTACTTGCGTGTCAATATCTTGTTAGCTCTATAAGAAGCTCTATAAGTAGCTCAATGAGGGCTATTGCAAGTGCACGGAGCAACTGCAGGTCCTCTGTGAGCACTTAcacattacatataaatatacattgagaacccacaaggtcttctctgagtactctttattttcttcttcgtggctatggggtccctacaattgcgctTGGGGCGGTACCccctataaataaataaagatgcAATGATTATTTATCATACTGCAACTcattcctgaagcccacatctgcGCTGTTTTGTTCGATAACCAATCCTCAAACATCTGGAGAGACAGTATACAGTTGATATCCTGCTCTCTGGTGACTTCTCGGTCAAATATCCTCGGGGTCGACCA comes from Procambarus clarkii isolate CNS0578487 chromosome 55, FALCON_Pclarkii_2.0, whole genome shotgun sequence and encodes:
- the LOC123748030 gene encoding putative eggshell protein, with product MRSVKVDEVEMKSVKVDEVEMKSVKVDEVEMKSGGVLQLFSGQPTRPPHSTSHFDKHGNEKHGNEKHGNEKHGNEKHGNEKHGNEKHGNEKHGNEKHGNEKHFHEKHGNEKHFHEKHGNEKHFHEKHGNEKHFHEKHGNEKHFHEKHGNEKHGNEKHFHVSYGNEKPRPAPPQTTWKVIYIFVMV